Proteins encoded together in one uncultured Desulfosarcina sp. window:
- a CDS encoding response regulator transcription factor, whose product MVGTMAPAPVRPCLTGCCRHVALFFRCEKCYPQQVAGEPPKKVISMAFTILVIDDDEKLNRLLKRFLKDFGYEVFSAADADEGLKKVRTVAPDLIILDVMLPGMSGFDVCKRIREFSAVPIIMLTARGDVTDKVVGLELGADDYLPKPFEPRELVARIQAVLRRARHTGQDRLRRFGALTIDFHRRRVFMADREVPLTTTEFAALDLLVRHAGRTLDRDEIMQTLRGIDSECFNRVVDITMSRLRQKLGDDPKHPQFIKTIWGTGYMFVGQESDDDAASR is encoded by the coding sequence GTGGTTGGTACGATGGCTCCCGCGCCGGTGCGCCCTTGCCTGACCGGATGCTGCCGGCATGTGGCGCTTTTTTTTCGTTGCGAAAAATGCTACCCACAACAGGTAGCTGGCGAACCACCGAAGAAAGTCATTTCCATGGCCTTTACGATTCTTGTCATTGATGACGACGAAAAGCTCAATCGTCTGCTCAAACGCTTTTTAAAAGACTTCGGCTACGAGGTCTTTTCGGCCGCGGATGCCGACGAGGGCCTGAAAAAAGTGCGCACGGTCGCGCCGGATCTGATCATCCTAGATGTCATGCTGCCCGGCATGTCGGGCTTCGATGTCTGCAAGCGCATCCGGGAATTCAGTGCCGTGCCCATCATCATGCTCACCGCCCGGGGGGACGTTACCGACAAGGTGGTGGGGCTGGAACTGGGCGCCGACGACTACCTGCCCAAACCCTTTGAACCCCGCGAACTGGTGGCCCGCATCCAGGCCGTCCTTCGCCGGGCCAGGCATACCGGGCAGGACCGTCTCAGGCGCTTCGGAGCCCTGACCATCGATTTTCACCGCCGCCGGGTTTTCATGGCCGACCGGGAGGTGCCCCTGACAACCACCGAATTCGCCGCCCTGGACCTGCTGGTCCGGCATGCCGGCCGGACCCTGGACCGCGACGAAATCATGCAGACCTTGCGCGGCATCGACAGCGAATGCTTCAACCGGGTGGTGGACATCACCATGAGCCGGCTGCGCCAGAAGCTGGGTGACGATCCCAAACACCCGCAGTTCATCAAAACCATCTGGGGAACCGGTTACATGTTCGTGGGCCAGGAGTCTGACGATGACGCTGCGTCACGCTAA
- a CDS encoding Spy/CpxP family protein refolding chaperone produces the protein MPKKTVLITVALASLFLVFGLAACKRGFHPGGFDEFDLAAVTNRIAAKLDLTEVQKADLEQIAGEIADKAKAMHADRESRLQDLADVVRQEVIDRDIVDQKIDEKILQFKEMADFVAERLIAFHATLTPEQREKIAERIEERASGGCRFGWR, from the coding sequence ATGCCGAAAAAAACCGTTTTAATCACAGTTGCCCTGGCCTCACTATTTCTCGTTTTTGGCCTGGCCGCCTGCAAGCGCGGGTTTCACCCGGGCGGTTTCGACGAGTTCGACCTGGCGGCTGTAACCAACCGTATCGCCGCAAAACTGGACCTGACCGAAGTCCAGAAGGCCGATTTGGAGCAAATCGCCGGTGAGATCGCCGACAAGGCCAAGGCCATGCACGCGGATCGTGAAAGCCGGCTTCAGGATTTGGCCGACGTGGTGCGTCAGGAGGTTATCGACAGGGACATCGTGGACCAGAAAATTGACGAAAAGATTTTGCAATTTAAAGAAATGGCCGACTTCGTCGCCGAACGGCTGATCGCCTTTCATGCGACGTTGACCCCCGAGCAGCGTGAAAAGATCGCCGAACGGATCGAAGAGCGCGCGTCCGGCGGTTGCCGGTTCGGTTGGCGATAG
- a CDS encoding FAD-dependent oxidoreductase yields the protein MNHKVDAVIIGSGVIGCAVAFEMTKRGYKTLNVDKLADAGMGSTSGSCAIIRFHYSTTEGVAMAREGYYYWLDWPKYLEKRDPEGLATYRNVGALVIKTPVNHNLSRVKAALDEFGVGYLEVEPEQIHRYLPNVNLASYFPQKWLDDPEFGQPTGETIPGAIWVPESGYISDPKLSTHNLMVAARAKGAEFLFNARVTEILKKDGRTAGIKLADGTQIEAPVVVNIAGPHSHIVNAMAGVEDAMNIKTRPMKQEVAHVPAPEGLDWERDGYMLSDGDTGCYSRPEVGNNILIGSEDPECDPRLWVDDPDNYDQNFTDQYKCMVMREAMRVSNLEIPNQHQGVVDLYDCSDDWIPIYDKSDLPGFYMAVGTSGNQYKNAPVVGAMMTELIDACEKGQDHDTDPVNFYLKYTRRNLNVGFYSRNRKINTDSSFSVIG from the coding sequence ATGAATCACAAGGTTGATGCCGTCATCATCGGATCGGGCGTCATTGGATGCGCCGTGGCCTTCGAAATGACGAAACGGGGCTACAAGACCCTGAATGTGGACAAACTGGCCGACGCCGGCATGGGCTCTACCAGCGGCTCCTGCGCCATTATCCGGTTCCATTACTCCACCACCGAAGGGGTGGCCATGGCCCGAGAGGGCTATTACTACTGGCTGGACTGGCCCAAGTATCTGGAGAAGCGTGATCCCGAGGGTTTGGCCACCTACCGAAACGTCGGCGCCCTGGTCATCAAGACCCCAGTCAACCATAACCTTTCCCGGGTGAAAGCGGCGCTGGACGAATTTGGCGTCGGCTATCTGGAGGTTGAACCCGAACAGATCCATCGCTATCTGCCCAATGTGAACCTGGCCAGCTATTTCCCCCAGAAATGGTTGGATGACCCCGAATTCGGCCAGCCCACCGGCGAAACGATTCCCGGGGCGATCTGGGTCCCCGAATCCGGTTATATTTCCGACCCCAAACTCTCGACCCACAACCTCATGGTGGCGGCCAGGGCCAAAGGCGCCGAATTTCTTTTCAATGCGCGGGTGACCGAAATCTTGAAAAAAGATGGCCGCACGGCCGGCATTAAACTGGCCGATGGCACCCAGATCGAGGCGCCGGTGGTGGTCAACATTGCCGGTCCCCATTCTCACATCGTCAACGCCATGGCAGGCGTCGAAGACGCCATGAACATCAAGACCCGTCCCATGAAGCAGGAGGTCGCCCATGTGCCGGCCCCCGAGGGGTTGGACTGGGAGCGGGACGGCTACATGCTCTCCGACGGCGACACCGGCTGCTATTCCCGTCCGGAAGTCGGCAATAATATTCTCATCGGCAGCGAGGACCCGGAATGCGATCCTCGTTTATGGGTGGATGATCCGGACAACTACGACCAGAACTTCACCGACCAGTACAAGTGCATGGTCATGCGGGAAGCCATGCGGGTTTCGAATCTGGAGATTCCCAACCAGCATCAGGGTGTCGTCGACTTGTATGACTGCAGCGACGACTGGATTCCGATCTACGATAAATCCGACCTGCCGGGCTTTTACATGGCCGTGGGGACCAGCGGCAACCAGTACAAGAACGCCCCGGTGGTCGGCGCCATGATGACGGAACTGATCGATGCCTGCGAAAAGGGGCAGGATCACGATACGGATCCGGTCAATTTCTATCTGAAGTACACCCGGAGAAATCTCAACGTCGGTTTTTACAGCCGCAACCGGAAAATCAACACCGACTCGAGCTTTTCGGTGATTGGTTGA
- a CDS encoding Crp/Fnr family transcriptional regulator: MKKGIRRVLAAAPLFKGLSEQQLDEIGAITVDKPYQRGESIFMEGDEGNGFYIVAEGQVKIFKTSLEGKEQILHIYGPGNPFGEVPVFSGSRFPANAMALVKSRILFLPREAFVRLIAEHPSLSMNMLGELSLRLREFTVQIENLSLKEVPSRLASYLTVLAEEQGRSDRIDLTISKGQLASLLGTIPETLSRIFAKMSAQNLIRVEGRQIHLLDMAGLEDLSVAGKLEEE; this comes from the coding sequence ATGAAAAAAGGAATTCGCCGGGTTCTGGCGGCGGCGCCGCTCTTCAAAGGACTTTCGGAACAGCAACTGGATGAAATCGGTGCCATCACCGTCGACAAGCCCTACCAGCGCGGCGAGTCAATCTTTATGGAGGGGGATGAGGGCAACGGCTTCTACATTGTCGCCGAGGGCCAGGTAAAAATTTTCAAGACCTCCCTGGAGGGCAAGGAGCAGATCCTGCACATCTACGGGCCGGGCAATCCCTTCGGCGAAGTGCCGGTCTTTTCCGGCTCACGGTTTCCGGCCAATGCCATGGCCCTGGTCAAAAGCCGAATCCTCTTTTTGCCCAGGGAGGCGTTCGTTCGCCTGATCGCCGAACATCCCTCGCTGTCCATGAACATGCTGGGGGAGCTGTCCTTGCGGCTGCGCGAGTTCACCGTCCAGATCGAAAACCTCTCCTTGAAGGAGGTTCCCTCCCGCCTGGCCTCCTACCTGACGGTGCTGGCCGAAGAGCAGGGACGCAGCGACCGGATCGACCTGACCATTTCCAAGGGTCAATTGGCCAGTTTGCTGGGCACTATCCCGGAAACCCTTTCACGGATTTTTGCAAAAATGAGCGCCCAGAACCTGATCCGGGTGGAGGGCAGGCAGATTCATCTGCTGGATATGGCCGGCCTGGAGGACCTTTCTGTAGCCGGCAAGCTGGAGGAGGAGTGA
- a CDS encoding PAS domain S-box protein, with protein MSIRKKIITTGAVIFFVFVCLSLMNIWTHRAVLSNQQTRDAVDKRLSDIQEFERWKSTTIQMVSEAVATGHVHAYGKEPFSPHVGPFIQEGKLLEEAGKSLVDLIAEKKSTSGKIEKTFERLRIEINDLYYRLDEKITAVLAKDQFDQVLGKEASEKRALAQYVLKSLNQLTLVFQNSFISRSFTEKDRDLVAKNRRFLSSQLHLIDPDGSIDALFEKLFAQFEFLDALTLKSRTSLEGFDARIEQAKAVFEEAVKSTEVQPMAASAQSDLDEANRRLEEASGLSLTVVVVFLFFVPLFLITIGIFGLDTIIVDPITELMQAMKHVETGNFDVTAPVSTQDEIGKLASAFNVMAKEIKTKIAEMTHLNHVLQKSEEKFRLYMENTHDGVLIVDDDFKFEYVNSQMSHILGYPLDEIIGQDYRYFLDKESVRLVAERHRLRRKGVDVPSRYEFTIVRKNGEKRNVEISVGVTKDSNGNEKSVGTLLDTTDRRIAEQEAQHLRNQLVNIINSMPSILVGVDSDGKVTQWNKTTQRCTGISASEAVGKSLPEVFPQMTSEMEKIKKSVETKETFQELSRHGFLEDGSGYEDLTIYPLTSGGVQGAVIRIDDVTEKVRMQEMMIQNEKMLSVGGLAAGMAHEINNPLAGMIQTAGVIKNRLTRTDLPVNCEAADSAGTSMQAIVAFMERRGIPRMLGNMLSSGQRAAEIVSNMLSFARKSESAFSTHNLGELIDQTVDLAGSDYDLKKKYDFRKVEILREYAADVPPVLCEASKIQQVLLNLLRNGAEAMQEMAGNGFQPRFILRLDHEKKTGKVRIELEDNGPGMDEATCKRVFEPFFTTKPTGKGTGLGLSVSYFIVTENHGGEMKVESVPGKGTTFIVKLPLEPKEPTHQHASFLVS; from the coding sequence TTGTCCATAAGAAAAAAAATCATCACCACAGGTGCGGTTATTTTTTTTGTATTCGTCTGCCTTTCTCTGATGAATATCTGGACCCACCGGGCGGTTCTTTCCAATCAGCAGACTCGGGATGCCGTTGACAAACGACTATCCGACATCCAGGAATTCGAAAGATGGAAAAGCACAACCATCCAGATGGTTTCCGAAGCCGTTGCCACGGGCCATGTTCATGCATATGGAAAAGAGCCGTTCAGTCCACATGTCGGTCCATTCATTCAAGAGGGCAAACTCCTGGAGGAAGCGGGAAAATCCCTTGTCGACCTGATCGCGGAAAAAAAGAGCACCTCAGGAAAAATAGAGAAGACCTTTGAACGGTTGCGAATAGAAATCAACGATCTGTACTATCGTTTGGATGAGAAGATCACGGCGGTACTGGCCAAGGATCAATTCGATCAGGTATTGGGGAAAGAGGCTTCAGAGAAAAGGGCATTGGCGCAGTATGTGTTGAAAAGCCTCAACCAGTTGACCCTGGTTTTTCAGAACAGCTTCATCTCCAGAAGTTTTACGGAAAAAGACAGGGATTTGGTGGCAAAGAACCGGCGATTCCTCTCATCCCAACTGCATCTGATCGACCCGGATGGATCCATCGACGCCCTGTTTGAGAAGCTGTTCGCTCAATTTGAATTCCTGGACGCACTCACTCTGAAGTCGAGAACATCGCTGGAAGGATTTGACGCCCGGATCGAACAGGCAAAGGCCGTTTTTGAAGAGGCGGTTAAAAGCACTGAAGTTCAACCCATGGCTGCCAGCGCTCAATCCGACCTCGATGAGGCTAACAGAAGACTTGAAGAGGCCAGCGGGCTGAGTCTGACCGTCGTGGTCGTTTTTTTGTTTTTCGTGCCACTCTTTTTGATTACCATCGGAATTTTCGGGCTGGACACGATCATTGTCGATCCCATCACCGAACTGATGCAAGCCATGAAACACGTGGAAACCGGCAATTTTGACGTTACCGCTCCTGTAAGTACCCAGGATGAAATCGGCAAATTGGCGAGTGCGTTCAATGTCATGGCGAAAGAAATCAAGACCAAGATCGCCGAAATGACGCACTTGAACCACGTCCTTCAGAAGAGCGAGGAAAAGTTCCGGCTCTATATGGAAAATACTCACGATGGCGTCTTGATCGTGGATGACGATTTCAAATTTGAATACGTCAACTCGCAAATGAGCCATATCCTGGGGTACCCTCTGGACGAAATCATCGGGCAGGACTACAGGTATTTTCTCGATAAAGAAAGCGTCCGCCTGGTTGCCGAGCGCCATCGGCTCAGGCGAAAAGGCGTAGACGTCCCATCCCGATACGAATTCACCATCGTGCGCAAAAATGGCGAAAAACGGAATGTGGAAATCAGTGTCGGGGTCACGAAAGATTCCAATGGGAATGAAAAATCGGTCGGCACCCTATTGGATACCACCGATCGCAGAATCGCGGAGCAGGAAGCGCAGCACTTGCGCAATCAACTGGTCAATATCATCAACTCCATGCCTTCCATCCTGGTTGGCGTGGACAGCGACGGCAAGGTCACCCAATGGAACAAGACTACGCAACGATGCACGGGTATCAGCGCTTCGGAAGCTGTGGGGAAATCCCTTCCCGAGGTGTTTCCGCAGATGACCTCCGAGATGGAGAAGATTAAAAAAAGCGTCGAAACGAAAGAAACCTTTCAGGAACTCAGTCGCCACGGTTTTCTGGAGGACGGCAGCGGCTACGAGGATCTGACCATTTATCCGTTGACATCGGGCGGCGTCCAGGGTGCCGTCATTCGAATTGATGACGTCACGGAAAAAGTGCGTATGCAAGAAATGATGATCCAGAACGAAAAGATGCTGTCGGTGGGCGGACTCGCTGCGGGCATGGCCCATGAGATCAACAACCCCCTGGCCGGCATGATCCAGACCGCCGGCGTCATCAAAAACCGGCTCACCCGGACGGACCTGCCGGTCAACTGCGAGGCCGCAGATTCGGCCGGCACCAGCATGCAGGCCATCGTCGCCTTCATGGAGCGTCGCGGCATCCCGCGCATGCTGGGAAACATGCTATCTTCCGGCCAACGGGCCGCCGAGATCGTGTCCAATATGCTCAGTTTCGCACGCAAGAGTGAATCGGCGTTTTCCACCCATAACCTTGGCGAATTGATCGATCAAACCGTGGATCTGGCCGGAAGCGACTATGACCTGAAGAAAAAATACGACTTCCGTAAGGTTGAAATCTTACGGGAGTACGCCGCCGATGTGCCTCCGGTGCTTTGCGAGGCGAGCAAGATTCAGCAGGTCCTGCTGAATCTGCTGCGCAACGGCGCCGAGGCCATGCAGGAGATGGCTGGAAACGGATTCCAGCCGCGATTCATTCTGCGGCTGGACCATGAAAAAAAGACGGGAAAGGTGCGCATTGAGTTGGAAGACAACGGTCCGGGCATGGATGAGGCGACTTGCAAGCGTGTTTTCGAACCTTTTTTTACGACCAAGCCGACCGGAAAGGGCACCGGTCTGGGCCTCTCCGTTTCCTATTTCATCGTCACCGAAAACCATGGCGGCGAAATGAAGGTTGAGTCCGTACCGGGAAAAGGAACAACATTTATCGTTAAGCTGCCGCTGGAACCCAAAGAGCCGACCCATCAACACGCTTCGTTTCTCGTTTCGTAA
- a CDS encoding 4Fe-4S binding protein has protein sequence MRVNRKIIEIDEERCDGCGNCVIACAEGALKIIDGKARVISDNLCDGLGACIGDCPQNALRIVQREAEDFDEAAVEKHLEEQRDQAAEQKLPCGCPSTQIQSFSPASGCQEANIPKTMAGSESALSHWPVQIRLIPPTAPFLRGADLLVVADCVPVAFPTLHRDFLAGKAVMVGCPKFDDVQDYVDRFAEIFKTAGIKSVTTVVMEVPCCSGLPGIVNKGMEKAGVQVPSKQVTISTRGEVLEER, from the coding sequence ATGAGAGTAAACCGAAAAATCATCGAAATCGACGAAGAGCGCTGCGATGGCTGCGGCAACTGTGTTATCGCCTGTGCGGAAGGGGCCCTGAAGATCATCGACGGCAAGGCCAGGGTGATTTCGGACAACCTGTGCGACGGCCTGGGGGCTTGCATCGGAGACTGTCCCCAAAATGCCTTAAGGATCGTCCAACGCGAGGCCGAGGACTTTGACGAAGCGGCTGTTGAAAAACATCTGGAGGAGCAAAGGGACCAGGCAGCGGAACAGAAGCTGCCGTGCGGCTGCCCCTCCACCCAGATCCAGAGCTTCTCCCCGGCAAGCGGCTGCCAGGAGGCCAATATCCCTAAAACCATGGCGGGTTCGGAATCCGCGCTGTCGCATTGGCCGGTCCAGATCCGCTTGATTCCGCCTACCGCGCCGTTTTTGAGGGGTGCCGATCTTCTGGTTGTTGCCGACTGCGTGCCCGTGGCCTTTCCCACGCTGCACCGGGATTTTCTGGCCGGCAAAGCCGTGATGGTCGGCTGCCCGAAGTTCGACGACGTCCAGGATTATGTCGACCGGTTCGCCGAAATTTTCAAAACCGCCGGCATCAAGAGTGTCACCACTGTGGTCATGGAAGTGCCCTGCTGCTCGGGGTTGCCCGGCATCGTGAATAAGGGCATGGAGAAAGCCGGTGTCCAGGTGCCTTCCAAACAGGTGACCATCAGCACGCGGGGAGAGGTGCTGGAAGAGCGATAG
- the eno gene encoding phosphopyruvate hydratase, translating to MTEIIDVTAREILDSRGNPTVEVEMMLACGARGRAAVPSGASTGKREALELRNTRAKRYGGKGVVTAVKNVNTTIADEIRGMDAADQMTLDACMLALDGTANKSKLGANAILGVSMAAARAAANAFGLPLFRYLGGVNARILPVPMMNVVNGGAHAANNLDIQEFMIVPFGAKSIVQAIQMGAETFHALKKILKSKGLSTAVGDEGGFAPDLNSNEEALGFIMQAIEAAGYTPGKDMGLALDVAASELYAKNKYVLKGENKSLTALEMVDYFENLVEKYPILSIEDGLAEQDWDNWAVLTERLDEYIQIVGDDVFVTNPSIFAKGIADGIANSILIKLNQIGTVSETLDAIEMAKQAGYTTVISHRSGETEDAFIADLAVAVNSGQIKTGSMSRSDRIAKYNQLIRIEEALGQGAQFAQDIFVGD from the coding sequence ATGACCGAAATTATCGATGTCACCGCAAGAGAAATCCTGGATTCCAGAGGCAACCCCACGGTGGAAGTGGAGATGATGCTGGCCTGCGGCGCCAGGGGCCGGGCGGCGGTCCCCTCGGGAGCTTCCACGGGCAAACGCGAGGCCTTAGAACTGCGCAATACCCGCGCCAAGCGCTACGGCGGCAAAGGGGTGGTAACGGCGGTGAAAAATGTCAACACGACCATTGCCGATGAAATCCGCGGGATGGATGCCGCCGATCAGATGACCCTGGATGCCTGCATGCTGGCCCTCGACGGCACGGCCAACAAGTCCAAGCTGGGCGCCAATGCCATCCTCGGGGTTTCCATGGCGGCGGCCCGGGCCGCGGCCAACGCCTTCGGCCTGCCCCTTTTTCGCTATCTGGGCGGCGTCAACGCCCGCATTTTGCCGGTGCCCATGATGAATGTCGTCAACGGCGGGGCCCATGCCGCCAACAACCTGGACATCCAGGAATTCATGATCGTACCCTTCGGTGCAAAATCCATTGTCCAGGCCATTCAGATGGGCGCCGAAACCTTCCACGCCCTGAAAAAAATTCTCAAATCCAAGGGATTGAGCACGGCCGTCGGGGACGAAGGCGGCTTCGCACCGGACCTCAACTCCAACGAAGAAGCCCTGGGTTTTATCATGCAGGCCATCGAGGCGGCCGGCTACACGCCCGGCAAGGACATGGGCCTGGCACTGGATGTGGCGGCCAGCGAATTGTACGCCAAGAACAAATATGTTCTCAAAGGAGAGAACAAATCCCTGACAGCCCTGGAAATGGTCGACTACTTCGAGAATCTGGTTGAGAAGTATCCCATCTTGTCCATCGAGGACGGTCTGGCCGAGCAGGACTGGGACAACTGGGCCGTGCTGACCGAAAGACTGGACGAATACATCCAGATCGTGGGCGACGACGTCTTCGTCACCAATCCCTCCATTTTTGCCAAAGGGATTGCCGATGGCATCGCCAACTCCATTCTCATCAAACTGAACCAGATCGGAACGGTCAGCGAAACCCTGGACGCCATCGAAATGGCCAAACAGGCCGGCTACACGACGGTGATCTCCCACCGCAGCGGCGAGACCGAAGACGCCTTTATCGCGGATCTGGCCGTGGCGGTCAACAGCGGGCAGATCAAGACCGGGTCCATGTCGCGGTCCGATCGCATTGCCAAATATAACCAGCTGATCCGTATCGAGGAAGCCTTGGGACAGGGAGCCCAGTTTGCCCAGGATATTTTTGTCGGCGACTGA
- a CDS encoding HD domain-containing protein, whose product MKCPGQDTLYWKPGAIYEVPCPKCGAKVEFFKDDTARKCPQCQHRFVNPDMDFGCAAYCQYAEQCIGTLPEEFLEQKEDLLKDRVAIEMKRYFKSDFKRIGHAMRVARHAERINRVEGGNPAVVLCAAYLHDIGIVLAEKKHNSSAARYQEQEGPAVAREILERLGAKAPLVDEVCEIVGHHHHPREEETLNFKVLYDADLIANLEDARKENGIAPEKIESIVAKKFLTDAGREEARKSLLN is encoded by the coding sequence ATGAAATGCCCCGGACAGGATACTCTCTACTGGAAGCCCGGCGCCATTTACGAGGTGCCGTGCCCGAAGTGCGGCGCCAAAGTGGAGTTCTTCAAGGACGACACGGCCCGCAAATGCCCCCAATGCCAGCATCGGTTCGTCAATCCGGATATGGATTTTGGCTGTGCGGCCTATTGCCAGTATGCCGAGCAGTGCATCGGCACCCTGCCCGAGGAGTTTCTGGAGCAGAAGGAAGATCTGCTCAAAGACCGGGTGGCTATCGAGATGAAACGCTATTTCAAAAGCGACTTCAAACGCATCGGTCACGCCATGCGGGTGGCCCGCCATGCGGAACGCATCAACCGGGTCGAGGGCGGCAATCCGGCGGTGGTGTTGTGTGCTGCCTACCTGCACGATATCGGCATCGTTCTGGCCGAAAAAAAGCATAACAGCAGTGCGGCCAGGTATCAGGAGCAGGAAGGCCCGGCGGTGGCCCGCGAGATTCTGGAGCGGTTGGGGGCCAAGGCACCGCTGGTCGATGAAGTCTGCGAAATCGTGGGCCACCATCACCATCCCCGCGAAGAGGAAACCCTCAACTTCAAAGTGCTCTACGATGCGGACCTGATCGCCAACCTGGAGGACGCCAGAAAGGAAAACGGCATCGCGCCCGAAAAGATCGAAAGCATTGTCGCGAAAAAATTCCTGACTGATGCGGGAAGAGAAGAGGCCCGCAAGTCATTGCTCAATTAG
- the hcp gene encoding hydroxylamine reductase yields MFCFQCEQTAKGEGCTKIGVCGKQPEVAALQDLLIYATKGIAQVAVEGARVNVSDPAVNQFACEAIFSTLTNVDFDPARFVILIDDAVKHREALKAKVQAAGGSAAFADGPATFTPAGDQAGLVAQGEQVGIQSDPSVNPDIRSLRELIVYGIKGLAAYADHARILGQEDESVYAYIYEGLAATLDNTLGADDYVGLALKCGEVNLKAMELLDAGNTGTYGHPVPTAVPLGAKKGKAILVSGHDLKDLETILKQTEGKGINVYTHGEMLPCHGYPELKKYGHFYGHYGTAWQNQAKEFAAFPGAIVMTTNCIQKPKESYQANIFTTGLVGWPGVPHIADKDFTPAIERALALPGFTEDVPGKQVMVGFARNAVMGVAPQVIEAVKNKAIRHFFLVGGCDGAKPGRDYYTEFVEKVPEDCVVLTLACGKFRFFDKDLGDIGGIPRLLDIGQCNDAHSAIQIAVALANAFECGVNDLPLSMILSWYEQKACVILLSLLHLGIKDIRLGPSLPAFITPNVLDVLVKNFNIMPIGTAEGDLKAILG; encoded by the coding sequence ATGTTTTGTTTTCAATGCGAACAGACGGCCAAAGGCGAAGGATGCACCAAAATCGGCGTGTGCGGCAAACAGCCCGAAGTGGCGGCCCTTCAGGATCTTCTTATATACGCAACCAAGGGCATCGCCCAGGTGGCCGTGGAAGGCGCCAGGGTCAATGTCAGCGATCCTGCGGTCAACCAGTTTGCCTGCGAGGCCATTTTTTCGACCCTGACCAACGTGGATTTCGATCCGGCCCGTTTCGTCATCCTGATCGACGATGCCGTCAAACACCGCGAGGCCCTCAAGGCCAAGGTCCAGGCGGCCGGCGGCAGCGCGGCCTTTGCCGACGGTCCGGCGACTTTTACTCCGGCCGGCGATCAGGCCGGCCTGGTGGCCCAGGGCGAGCAAGTGGGCATTCAGTCCGATCCCTCGGTCAATCCGGATATCCGTTCCTTGAGAGAACTGATCGTCTACGGCATCAAGGGCCTGGCCGCCTATGCCGACCATGCCCGGATTCTGGGCCAGGAAGATGAATCCGTCTACGCCTATATCTATGAAGGCCTGGCCGCCACGCTCGATAATACTCTTGGCGCCGACGACTACGTGGGGTTGGCCTTGAAGTGCGGGGAGGTCAACCTCAAAGCCATGGAACTGCTGGATGCCGGCAACACCGGTACCTACGGCCATCCCGTGCCCACCGCCGTACCCCTGGGTGCCAAAAAGGGCAAGGCCATCCTGGTTTCCGGCCACGATCTCAAGGATCTGGAGACGATTCTCAAGCAGACCGAGGGCAAGGGGATCAACGTGTACACCCACGGTGAGATGCTGCCCTGCCATGGCTATCCGGAACTGAAGAAATACGGGCACTTCTACGGCCATTACGGAACGGCGTGGCAGAACCAGGCCAAGGAGTTCGCCGCTTTCCCCGGGGCCATTGTTATGACCACCAACTGCATCCAGAAGCCTAAAGAGTCGTATCAGGCCAATATTTTCACCACCGGCCTGGTCGGCTGGCCCGGCGTGCCCCACATCGCCGACAAGGATTTCACCCCGGCCATTGAGCGGGCCCTGGCACTGCCCGGGTTTACGGAAGATGTGCCCGGAAAGCAGGTCATGGTCGGTTTTGCCAGAAACGCGGTCATGGGCGTGGCACCCCAGGTGATCGAAGCGGTCAAGAACAAGGCCATCCGCCATTTCTTCCTGGTGGGCGGCTGCGACGGCGCCAAACCCGGCCGCGACTACTACACCGAGTTTGTGGAAAAGGTTCCCGAGGACTGTGTGGTGCTGACCCTGGCCTGCGGCAAGTTCCGCTTTTTCGACAAGGACCTGGGGGATATCGGCGGCATCCCGCGCCTGCTGGATATCGGGCAGTGCAACGACGCCCACTCGGCCATCCAGATCGCCGTGGCCCTGGCCAATGCCTTCGAATGCGGGGTCAACGACCTGCCGCTTTCCATGATTCTCTCCTGGTACGAGCAGAAGGCCTGCGTGATCCTGCTCTCCCTGCTGCACCTGGGCATCAAGGACATCCGACTGGGCCCCAGCCTGCCGGCTTTCATTACGCCCAACGTGCTGGATGTGCTGGTGAAGAATTTCAACATCATGCCGATTGGGACAGCAGAAGGGGATCTAAAGGCCATTTTGGGCTAA